In Deltaproteobacteria bacterium, one DNA window encodes the following:
- a CDS encoding ATP-binding cassette domain-containing protein has translation MIEVDHISKFFGPVAAVRDVTFQVNKGEILGFLGPNGAGKTTTMRILTGFFPPTSGSARIGGLDVFEDSLAVRKKIGYLPENVPLYKEMIVEDYLKFVGEVKGLDGLQRKKAIGRVVESCGLDPVIKRSIKNISKGFRQRVGLAQALVGDPELLILDEPTIGLDPKQIVEIRNLIKNFTGEKTVILSTHVLPEVSMICERVVIIHQGRIVAEDTPENLSAELSGSNRVRLRSSGPPEEVRARLAEVDGVLGLAEGDGPGIFIIDIEPKEEIQPRLACAIFEAGWDLYEMSPITATLEDIFINLVTQEDKESGAANGEGVSDA, from the coding sequence ATGATTGAGGTTGATCATATTTCCAAGTTCTTCGGTCCTGTGGCGGCCGTCCGGGACGTTACCTTTCAGGTGAACAAGGGCGAGATTTTGGGCTTCCTGGGGCCGAACGGCGCCGGTAAAACCACTACCATGCGTATCTTGACCGGTTTCTTCCCTCCGACCAGCGGTTCGGCTCGCATCGGGGGGCTGGATGTCTTTGAAGACTCTTTGGCCGTGCGGAAGAAGATCGGCTACCTCCCGGAAAACGTGCCGCTTTACAAGGAGATGATCGTTGAGGATTACCTTAAATTTGTGGGCGAAGTTAAGGGCCTGGATGGCCTTCAGCGTAAAAAAGCCATCGGCCGGGTGGTTGAATCCTGCGGGCTCGACCCGGTCATCAAGCGCTCCATAAAAAATATTTCCAAAGGCTTCCGTCAGCGCGTCGGGCTGGCGCAAGCCCTGGTCGGTGATCCGGAACTGCTCATCCTTGATGAACCGACCATCGGGCTGGACCCGAAGCAGATCGTGGAGATCAGGAACCTGATCAAGAATTTTACCGGAGAAAAGACAGTCATTCTTTCGACGCACGTCCTGCCCGAGGTATCCATGATTTGTGAGCGGGTGGTCATTATCCACCAGGGCAGGATTGTGGCCGAGGATACCCCTGAAAACTTGAGCGCTGAGCTTTCCGGGAGTAATAGAGTCCGGCTCAGGAGCAGCGGCCCACCTGAGGAGGTCAGGGCCAGGCTGGCTGAAGTGGACGGCGTTTTGGGTCTGGCAGAAGGCGACGGCCCGGGAATCTTCATCATTGATATCGAGCCGAAAGAGGAGATTCAGCCGCGTCTCGCCTGCGCCATATTCGAGGCTGGATGGGACCTTTATGAGATGTCCCCTATTACCGCCACGCTTGAGGACATCTTTATCAATCTGGTGACCCAGGAAGACAAGGAATCAGGGGCCGCAAATGGGGAGGGTGTCTCGGATGCGTAA
- a CDS encoding YifB family Mg chelatase-like AAA ATPase → MLSQVISGALLGIEAYLVEVQIDLARGLPYFTTVGLPEGAVKEAKDRVKSALKNCGYIFPRGRVTVNLAPADVKKTGAAFDLPMAVGLLAAQGLIGPEKLSDYLLLGELSLDGRLRSINGALSLAMAVRDEGLKGIILPEENAPEAAVVEKIDVLPAPHLPAVVEFLTGDGDLTPYKIDLASIFSQSAVKGLNLNDVRGQEHVKRALEVAAAGGHNMIMIGPPGAGKSMLARRFPTILPPLSFNEALETTRIYSAVGLVPPNEALLTTRPFRAPHHTISDAGLIGGGQVPRPGEVSLAHHGVLFLDELPEFKKNVLEVMRQPLEDGQVTISRAIMSLTFPARFMLVAAMNPCPCGYFSDPLKECTCTPTQIQRYRSHISGPLLDRIDLHVDVPAVKYKELGTETSGEPSEIIRERVTAARKIMGQRLAQTELYTNAQMENVHLRQFCQLGSESQKLIETAMERLGLSARAYTRIIKLARTIADLEGATDIASHHLSEAIGYRSLDRAGNW, encoded by the coding sequence TTGCTTTCTCAAGTGATCAGCGGAGCGCTTCTGGGCATCGAGGCCTATCTGGTCGAAGTCCAGATTGATCTGGCCAGGGGACTGCCATACTTCACCACCGTCGGCCTCCCAGAAGGAGCGGTTAAGGAAGCCAAGGACCGGGTTAAGTCGGCCCTTAAAAACTGCGGCTATATCTTCCCCCGGGGAAGGGTCACGGTTAATCTGGCCCCGGCGGATGTAAAAAAGACCGGGGCAGCCTTTGATCTCCCCATGGCCGTCGGCCTGCTGGCCGCCCAGGGGTTGATCGGTCCGGAAAAGCTTTCCGACTACCTTCTCCTTGGGGAACTCTCCCTTGACGGCCGCCTGCGTTCCATCAACGGCGCCCTCTCTCTGGCCATGGCGGTCCGTGACGAAGGCTTGAAAGGAATCATTCTGCCTGAAGAAAACGCCCCTGAGGCTGCGGTCGTGGAAAAGATTGACGTCCTCCCTGCCCCTCATCTGCCAGCAGTGGTTGAGTTCCTGACCGGAGACGGCGACCTGACGCCTTACAAGATAGACCTGGCTTCAATCTTCAGCCAGAGCGCCGTCAAGGGGTTGAACCTCAACGATGTGCGGGGCCAGGAGCATGTTAAAAGGGCTCTGGAGGTTGCAGCGGCCGGAGGGCACAATATGATCATGATCGGCCCGCCCGGCGCTGGCAAGTCCATGCTGGCCCGGCGTTTTCCAACCATCCTTCCGCCCCTGAGCTTCAATGAAGCCCTGGAAACAACCCGGATTTACAGCGCGGTCGGCCTTGTTCCACCTAATGAGGCCTTGCTAACGACCCGGCCGTTCCGTGCGCCGCACCATACCATCTCCGACGCCGGACTGATCGGCGGGGGCCAGGTGCCCAGGCCGGGTGAGGTCTCCCTGGCTCACCACGGGGTCCTTTTTCTCGACGAACTGCCCGAATTTAAAAAGAACGTCCTGGAGGTCATGCGCCAGCCCTTAGAAGACGGCCAGGTCACCATCTCCCGCGCCATCATGTCCCTCACCTTTCCGGCTCGTTTCATGCTCGTCGCGGCCATGAACCCCTGTCCCTGCGGTTACTTCAGCGATCCGCTTAAGGAATGCACCTGTACTCCAACGCAGATCCAAAGATACCGCTCCCACATCTCCGGCCCGCTTCTGGACCGCATAGACCTCCATGTTGACGTCCCCGCGGTTAAATACAAGGAACTTGGCACCGAAACATCTGGCGAGCCTTCGGAAATCATCCGGGAAAGGGTCACAGCAGCCCGAAAAATCATGGGCCAACGCCTGGCCCAGACCGAGCTTTACACCAATGCCCAGATGGAGAACGTTCACCTGCGCCAGTTCTGCCAGCTTGGCAGCGAAAGTCAAAAATTGATTGAAACCGCCATGGAACGCCTGGGCCTCTCGGCCCGGGCCTACACCCGCATCATCAAGCTGGCCCGCACCATCGCCGACCTGGAAGGGGCCACAGATATCGCCTCGCACCATCTCAGCGAAGCCATCGGCTACCGCAGCCTGGACCGGGCCGGGAATTGGTGA
- a CDS encoding type II toxin-antitoxin system HicB family antitoxin — protein sequence MKFRILIEQDEDGVFVAQCPALPGCISQGQTRTEAEANIKEAITGYLESLKKHNEPIPPSITEEIVEVAI from the coding sequence ATGAAATTTAGAATTTTAATCGAGCAGGACGAAGACGGTGTGTTCGTGGCTCAATGCCCGGCTCTGCCTGGGTGCATTTCCCAAGGGCAAACCAGGACTGAAGCTGAAGCCAATATTAAAGAGGCCATAACAGGCTATCTGGAAAGCCTCAAAAAGCATAATGAACCTATCCCGCCGTCAATTACCGAAGAAATCGTGGAGGTGGCCATTTGA
- a CDS encoding lysophospholipid acyltransferase family protein, translated as MPWPPDHQSTTSPKDKRLSRFLQSPLITLFFGHLPPSLSRHYLGLFGLAYFRFAADERKTIQRALNFCLRDGLTPGEARRRWTRTRRGIIDHYYEKLFLAFPAAERVRRSLERQVEVSGLKILDQALTAGRGVILVTGHYGAVEFIPAVLSLKGYPVTAMVHCNTKTLRKILDERSALVGINILDPKSESVFFSVIKNLQQGRILVTQCDEINMWRPYRNKKVKFLGLEVGLDRSLDIMARKSKAPVLFGLNHRRGRRRYELVIEQPAQHPAAQALELTSAQCLAILETHIYMHPEAWYEWKKLKPFVERTISEVSNENLQRLRLSNQMAFHSAG; from the coding sequence ATGCCCTGGCCTCCAGATCATCAATCCACCACCTCTCCCAAAGACAAGAGGCTGAGCCGCTTCCTGCAATCTCCCCTTATTACCCTTTTCTTCGGCCATCTCCCGCCTTCACTGAGTCGGCATTATCTTGGCCTTTTTGGGCTGGCCTACTTCCGGTTCGCGGCCGATGAACGCAAGACGATCCAGCGGGCTCTGAACTTTTGCCTGCGGGACGGGCTGACTCCTGGAGAAGCACGGCGCCGTTGGACCCGGACGCGAAGAGGCATCATTGACCATTATTACGAGAAGCTTTTTCTGGCCTTTCCGGCGGCTGAGCGCGTGCGGCGGAGCCTGGAGCGGCAGGTTGAGGTCAGCGGTCTCAAAATCCTGGACCAGGCCCTGACCGCGGGTCGCGGCGTCATCCTGGTCACCGGTCATTATGGCGCAGTGGAATTCATTCCCGCGGTTTTGTCCCTCAAGGGCTACCCGGTCACGGCCATGGTGCATTGCAATACCAAAACCTTACGTAAAATATTGGATGAGAGGTCCGCCTTGGTCGGAATCAATATTCTGGACCCGAAGTCTGAGTCTGTCTTTTTTTCTGTCATTAAAAATCTCCAGCAGGGCCGCATCCTGGTGACGCAGTGTGACGAAATTAATATGTGGCGTCCGTACCGGAACAAGAAGGTAAAATTCCTGGGTCTCGAAGTAGGCCTGGACAGATCGCTAGACATCATGGCACGGAAGTCCAAGGCCCCGGTCCTGTTCGGCCTTAATCACAGGCGCGGCCGGAGGCGATACGAGCTGGTAATTGAGCAGCCTGCTCAGCATCCGGCGGCCCAGGCGCTTGAACTGACCTCCGCCCAATGTTTGGCCATTCTCGAAACTCATATTTACATGCATCCTGAGGCGTGGTATGAATGGAAAAAATTAAAGCCCTTTGTGGAGCGTACTATTTCTGAAGTCAGTAATGAGAATCTCCAGCGCCTCCGCCTATCTAATCAAATGGCCTTTCACTCTGCCGGTTGA
- a CDS encoding HD domain-containing protein, translating into MQPADMERHNSCINTLAIIEYISRHYGNPEELLVGLEEELRGVPDPMAFLKDSNNWVSSDICRKMYANARRISGDENVAFKIGFESVTYNKLGYISQILLRIWSSPSQAWRRVERINEKFNRNKDIEVVPLPGKRIIIRLRWFRHLNLTTDFCLVNRGIYTAIPTLWGLPPGKIVETQCQFKGGFYCEFDGTWEERSLLHRLKLFLSTKTKLAKEILTEIERDKELLENKYREVETLNKLLHQRIDQLLSIQQASGAILSELDLGTLLPTILNLFIKEIGYNRGILMLIDRETETLRFVDGVGEDLSAKEMLTDYEVELSRYQENILAYVAAKGQPVIAEDVSKMDLNPDNIIISKFHPRSIVLLPLKARGEVIGVLGADKTTEAPARPALDQEYLQGFANQMALAIENARMYTELKEGVLTTIQALAAALEAKDPYTRGHSERVARYAVRLAERINLSSTQIEKIRSMCLVHDIGKIGINEQILNKRGRLMDQEFDHVREHPNIGRNIIKPLKLSSEEIALVKHHHERFDGHGYPDGLKGESIPIEVRVATVCDAFDAMTSDRPYRRSLPLDKAIKELEEGAGTQFDPGLVPIFVDMIKQGEIQDIMVKRVTLRAV; encoded by the coding sequence ATGCAACCCGCGGACATGGAACGCCACAATAGCTGTATTAATACGCTGGCAATCATTGAATACATCTCCCGTCATTATGGGAATCCCGAGGAGCTCCTGGTGGGTCTGGAAGAGGAGCTGCGGGGCGTGCCTGACCCCATGGCTTTTCTCAAGGATTCAAACAACTGGGTTTCATCTGATATCTGCCGTAAGATGTACGCCAATGCCCGGCGGATCAGTGGTGATGAAAATGTAGCCTTTAAGATTGGTTTCGAGTCGGTAACTTACAATAAGCTGGGTTATATCTCTCAGATACTGTTAAGAATCTGGTCGTCCCCTAGTCAAGCCTGGCGTCGTGTCGAGCGTATCAACGAGAAATTCAATCGCAACAAGGATATTGAGGTCGTTCCTCTGCCTGGGAAACGTATCATCATCAGATTGCGCTGGTTCAGGCACCTCAACCTCACCACGGATTTTTGTCTGGTAAACCGTGGTATCTACACGGCCATTCCAACGCTCTGGGGCCTGCCCCCGGGCAAGATTGTTGAGACTCAATGCCAGTTTAAGGGCGGGTTCTATTGTGAGTTTGACGGAACCTGGGAGGAACGTTCCCTATTACACCGTCTCAAGCTTTTTCTTTCGACCAAAACTAAGCTTGCCAAGGAAATACTCACCGAGATCGAGCGGGACAAGGAGCTTTTAGAAAATAAGTATCGTGAAGTCGAAACGCTGAACAAGCTCTTGCATCAGAGGATTGATCAGCTCCTCAGCATCCAGCAGGCCAGTGGGGCTATCCTCTCGGAACTTGATCTCGGCACCCTTCTGCCGACCATCCTCAATTTATTCATCAAGGAGATCGGCTATAACCGAGGTATCCTGATGCTCATTGACCGGGAGACGGAGACGCTGCGATTTGTGGATGGCGTGGGCGAGGACCTCTCGGCCAAAGAGATGCTGACCGACTACGAGGTGGAACTCTCACGTTATCAGGAGAACATCCTGGCCTATGTGGCGGCTAAAGGACAGCCGGTGATAGCCGAAGACGTCTCCAAGATGGATCTCAACCCGGATAATATTATCATCAGCAAATTCCACCCCCGTTCTATTGTGCTGCTGCCTTTGAAGGCCCGCGGTGAGGTCATCGGTGTTCTTGGCGCGGATAAAACTACCGAGGCCCCGGCCCGTCCGGCCTTAGATCAGGAGTACCTGCAGGGCTTTGCCAACCAGATGGCCCTGGCCATTGAAAACGCCCGGATGTATACAGAACTCAAAGAAGGAGTCCTGACCACGATCCAGGCTCTGGCTGCGGCCCTGGAAGCCAAGGACCCTTATACCCGAGGCCATTCCGAACGCGTGGCCCGCTACGCCGTTCGGTTGGCGGAACGAATCAATCTCTCATCAACCCAGATAGAAAAAATTCGGAGCATGTGCCTGGTCCACGACATCGGGAAGATCGGGATCAATGAGCAGATTTTAAACAAACGCGGACGGCTCATGGACCAGGAGTTTGATCATGTCCGCGAGCATCCCAATATTGGACGCAACATCATCAAGCCACTTAAACTGAGCTCAGAGGAGATTGCCCTTGTCAAGCATCATCATGAACGCTTTGACGGACATGGATATCCCGATGGTTTGAAAGGTGAAAGCATCCCCATTGAGGTGCGGGTGGCGACGGTATGTGATGCATTTGACGCCATGACCAGCGACCGTCCCTACCGCAGAAGCCTACCCCTGGACAAGGCAATAAAAGAGCTCGAAGAAGGCGCAGGAACCCAGTTTGACCCAGGCCTTGTTCCCATCTTTGTAGATATGATCAAGCAGGGTGAAATCCAGGACATCATGGTTAAAAGGGTTACCCTCCGGGCGGTCTAA
- a CDS encoding sulfite exporter TauE/SafE family protein gives MVFPVSGVEVAPWIPPLVAFVVSFFTSMGGVSGAFLLLPFQVSVLGFSSPAVSPTNLIFNIIAIPSGVYRYIKEGRMAWPLTWVVIVGTLPGMFIGVVIRIKYLPDPKSFKMFAGFVLLFIGFRLFYDLIRRKDKARTEAKALEERFNRRIREARVRNESRLASGLPPEAMVKTIRFSLTRIVYQFYGETFGFPTYGIFILSFLVGIVGGVYGIGGGAIIAPFFVAIFGLPIYTIAGATLAGTFITSIFGVIFYQLIAPFYATAGLAVAPDWMLGASFGVGGLAGMYCGARFQKFVPAPYIKVLLALIILFVALRYISQFFLA, from the coding sequence ATGGTTTTTCCAGTCTCAGGTGTTGAGGTCGCCCCCTGGATCCCGCCCCTGGTAGCCTTTGTTGTCTCCTTTTTCACCTCAATGGGCGGTGTTTCCGGGGCCTTTCTCCTGCTGCCTTTTCAGGTCAGCGTTCTTGGTTTCAGCAGTCCGGCCGTCAGTCCCACCAATCTCATTTTTAATATCATTGCCATTCCCTCCGGTGTTTACCGCTACATCAAAGAGGGCCGCATGGCGTGGCCTTTGACCTGGGTTGTCATAGTCGGTACCTTGCCGGGAATGTTCATCGGAGTCGTTATCAGGATTAAATACCTGCCCGACCCAAAGAGCTTCAAGATGTTTGCGGGTTTTGTTCTTTTATTTATCGGCTTCCGGCTCTTTTACGATCTAATCCGACGTAAGGATAAAGCCCGGACTGAGGCCAAGGCCCTGGAGGAGCGATTCAATCGGAGAATTCGAGAAGCACGAGTTCGGAATGAGTCCCGGCTGGCTTCCGGCCTGCCGCCCGAGGCAATGGTCAAGACCATTAGGTTTTCCTTAACCCGGATCGTATATCAGTTTTATGGCGAGACCTTCGGCTTTCCCACGTATGGTATCTTTATCCTTTCATTCCTGGTCGGTATCGTGGGCGGGGTTTACGGTATTGGCGGCGGAGCCATCATTGCCCCCTTCTTTGTGGCGATTTTTGGATTGCCCATCTATACCATTGCCGGAGCGACCCTGGCCGGGACCTTTATCACCTCGATCTTCGGGGTGATCTTTTACCAGCTTATCGCTCCTTTTTATGCCACCGCCGGGCTTGCCGTGGCTCCGGACTGGATGTTAGGCGCTTCCTTTGGCGTGGGGGGGCTGGCCGGAATGTACTGCGGGGCCCGTTTTCAGAAATTCGTCCCTGCGCCGTACATCAAGGTTTTACTGGCCCTGATTATCCTCTTCGTGGCTTTAAGATACATCAGCCAGTTCTTCCTGGCCTGA
- a CDS encoding MBL fold metallo-hydrolase → MMEEILPQLYRIIVPLPRNPLKEVNSWVFTTEDRNLIIDTGMNRKECSEVLLAGLEELGVDLEKTDFIVTHLHADHLGLVSSLARENATIYMGRLDASMMESGGGWHRMTDFARRGGFPEEELQAAISNHPGYKYGPQQKMEFTYVGDGEIIQIGDYSLECVETPGHSQGHICLYDQEKKILFSGDHILIDITPNIQCWSHEEDTLRQYIESLNKVNKLPMELVLPGHRRIIEDPRGRIEELKTHHRNRCNEVLSILEEGDKNAYQVASKMTWDITYKTWDEFPVSQKWFATGEANAHLVFLEGKDLIKHETRNVLDIYSVNGKARLESVD, encoded by the coding sequence ATCATGGAAGAAATTTTACCTCAGCTTTACCGCATCATAGTCCCTCTTCCCCGGAACCCGCTCAAGGAAGTCAACTCCTGGGTGTTCACCACCGAGGATCGTAACCTGATCATTGACACCGGTATGAACCGGAAGGAATGCTCCGAGGTTCTGCTAGCCGGTCTGGAGGAACTGGGTGTGGACTTGGAAAAGACCGATTTCATCGTAACTCATCTGCACGCCGATCACCTCGGCCTGGTCTCAAGCCTGGCCAGGGAGAACGCTACAATCTATATGGGCCGGCTTGATGCGTCCATGATGGAGTCCGGCGGCGGCTGGCACAGGATGACTGACTTTGCACGCCGGGGGGGCTTCCCGGAAGAAGAACTTCAAGCCGCCATATCCAATCACCCCGGGTATAAATACGGTCCGCAGCAAAAAATGGAATTCACCTATGTCGGTGATGGAGAAATCATTCAAATCGGGGATTACTCATTGGAGTGCGTGGAAACTCCCGGCCACAGCCAGGGGCATATCTGCCTTTACGATCAGGAGAAAAAGATACTTTTTTCCGGGGATCACATCCTGATTGACATCACACCCAATATCCAGTGCTGGTCCCATGAAGAGGATACGCTTCGTCAATATATCGAGAGTTTAAACAAGGTAAACAAATTGCCCATGGAGCTGGTACTTCCAGGGCACCGTCGCATAATCGAGGATCCCAGGGGGAGAATAGAAGAATTAAAAACCCATCACCGCAACCGATGTAACGAGGTCCTTTCCATTCTAGAAGAGGGTGATAAAAACGCCTACCAGGTAGCTTCGAAGATGACCTGGGATATTACCTACAAGACCTGGGATGAGTTTCCTGTTTCGCAAAAATGGTTTGCCACCGGAGAAGCGAACGCTCACCTGGTTTTCCTTGAAGGCAAGGACCTGATCAAACATGAAACCCGGAACGTGTTGGATATCTATTCGGTCAATGGAAAGGCTCGCCTGGAGAGTGTTGACTGA
- a CDS encoding carboxymuconolactone decarboxylase family protein produces the protein MAKIPYARIEDTPQKVQDFFVKLKANNPRIMNIHRMLAHSPGSVREFLRFGNRLLFKAELNPRFRELAIIRVASSHGSRYEWVQHVPIALRVGLTREQIEDIENWPESPLFTAEEKVVLAFTEEVLRDSRPTEETFTLAAKFLNPASLVELTLSIGYWSMVAKFLETFEVEVEEDLMRELKDVLPHKMPGR, from the coding sequence ATGGCCAAGATACCTTACGCTCGTATCGAAGACACACCGCAGAAGGTGCAGGATTTTTTTGTTAAACTTAAGGCGAACAATCCCCGCATCATGAATATTCACCGCATGTTGGCGCACAGTCCTGGTTCGGTGCGGGAATTCCTCCGGTTTGGGAACAGGCTTCTTTTCAAGGCAGAATTAAACCCGCGGTTTCGGGAGCTGGCGATTATTCGGGTGGCCTCATCACATGGATCGCGCTATGAATGGGTCCAGCATGTTCCTATTGCCTTGCGGGTGGGGCTGACTCGCGAACAGATCGAAGATATTGAGAACTGGCCGGAGTCGCCGCTTTTTACCGCTGAGGAAAAAGTCGTCCTGGCCTTTACCGAAGAAGTGCTTCGTGACAGCCGGCCGACTGAGGAAACCTTTACCCTAGCTGCGAAGTTTTTGAATCCCGCCAGCCTGGTGGAGCTGACGCTTTCCATCGGCTACTGGTCCATGGTGGCGAAGTTTTTGGAGACGTTTGAGGTGGAGGTTGAGGAGGACCTCATGCGTGAATTAAAGGATGTTTTGCCTCATAAAATGCCCGGCCGATGA
- a CDS encoding acetate--CoA ligase family protein, with protein sequence MPKNIQLIMNPQSIAVVGATNRAGSVGRAVFINILNAGYRGVLYPVNSRARSIQSVKAYPSLLDVPDEVDMAVIIVPAETVLAVAEQAARKGVKGIVVITAGFKEVGGRGVELENELRELVETRGLRLIGPNCLGIINTNDDISLNASFATKMPKKGNIAFISQSGALCTAVLDFAAGRNIGFSKFISFGNKADVNEIDLLRYLKDDPDTDVILMYLEDISNGREFIQTASEITWDVKKPMLAIKSGQSPEGARAAASHTGSLAGSDTAYDAIFFQSGIQRVLGINELFNYAVAFASQPVPKGNQIAIITNAGGPGIMATDAAVRHGLSLAAFSDETLKNLKSDLPATASIQNPVDVIGDATHERYEAAIRHILQDEAVHGAIVILTPQAMTDILETAEILPRVIQGIDKPVLCSFMGIVDVSEGVRYLEEHHIPNYSFPEAAVRAMDAALRFGKLLRLERRRFVRVSADREKTAQIIKRYIAGKERHFMPEDEANEILECYGFPILKSQVVEDRSGLEAAVEEIGFPVAMKIISPDVVHKFDAGGVRLKVKTLEEARQAFEEIITNVKKFNSDADIKGVLIEKMAKGGIEVILGATRDSKFGPVCMFGLGGTFVETHKDVTFRLAPMWEISAEIMIQSTKAYGVLTGIRGQKPWDINAIKDCILRLSQMVTDHPEIAELDINPMIVYPEGEGCIVADSRMLLTREPV encoded by the coding sequence ATGCCGAAAAACATCCAGTTAATCATGAACCCGCAATCAATAGCTGTCGTCGGGGCCACAAACCGCGCTGGCAGCGTGGGCCGGGCTGTTTTTATCAATATCCTCAATGCCGGTTACCGAGGGGTGCTCTACCCGGTCAACTCCAGGGCCCGCTCAATTCAAAGCGTGAAAGCGTACCCTTCCTTGCTGGACGTGCCTGATGAAGTTGACATGGCCGTGATCATTGTCCCGGCGGAAACCGTTCTGGCCGTCGCGGAACAGGCAGCCCGGAAAGGGGTTAAAGGAATCGTGGTCATCACCGCCGGTTTTAAGGAAGTCGGCGGTCGGGGTGTGGAGCTTGAGAATGAACTGAGGGAACTGGTGGAGACCCGGGGGCTTCGCCTGATCGGCCCTAACTGCCTGGGCATTATCAATACCAATGATGACATCTCGCTTAACGCCAGTTTTGCCACCAAGATGCCCAAGAAAGGGAATATAGCTTTTATTTCACAATCAGGGGCCTTGTGCACCGCGGTGCTCGATTTCGCCGCAGGCAGGAACATCGGCTTTTCAAAGTTTATCAGCTTTGGAAACAAAGCCGATGTGAACGAGATTGATCTGCTGCGGTATCTCAAGGATGACCCGGACACGGATGTCATCCTGATGTACCTGGAGGATATCAGCAACGGCCGCGAATTCATCCAGACCGCGAGCGAGATCACATGGGATGTTAAGAAACCCATGCTGGCCATCAAGTCCGGACAATCTCCTGAAGGGGCGCGGGCAGCCGCTTCTCACACCGGGTCTCTGGCCGGCTCGGACACGGCTTATGACGCTATTTTCTTTCAGAGCGGTATTCAACGTGTCTTGGGGATCAATGAGCTTTTCAACTATGCTGTTGCCTTTGCCAGCCAGCCGGTCCCCAAAGGGAATCAGATTGCCATCATCACCAATGCCGGTGGTCCGGGCATCATGGCGACCGACGCTGCGGTGCGCCATGGTCTTTCCCTGGCGGCCTTTTCAGATGAAACACTTAAAAATTTAAAAAGCGATCTGCCAGCGACGGCCAGCATCCAAAATCCGGTTGACGTCATCGGGGACGCCACGCACGAACGTTATGAAGCCGCCATTCGCCATATTCTTCAGGACGAGGCGGTGCACGGCGCCATCGTCATTCTGACCCCCCAGGCCATGACCGACATCCTGGAAACCGCGGAAATTCTGCCTCGTGTCATTCAGGGCATTGATAAACCGGTCCTGTGCTCCTTTATGGGTATCGTGGACGTGTCCGAAGGCGTCAGATACCTGGAAGAACATCATATCCCCAATTATTCCTTTCCTGAAGCCGCTGTCAGAGCCATGGACGCCGCTCTCCGCTTCGGTAAACTCTTAAGGCTTGAAAGACGAAGGTTTGTTCGAGTGAGCGCCGACCGGGAGAAAACGGCCCAGATCATCAAGAGATACATTGCCGGTAAAGAGAGACACTTCATGCCTGAAGACGAGGCCAATGAAATTCTCGAGTGTTACGGGTTCCCCATCCTTAAGAGTCAGGTGGTTGAGGATCGGTCAGGGTTGGAAGCGGCGGTCGAAGAAATCGGTTTCCCGGTGGCCATGAAGATTATTTCTCCGGATGTTGTTCACAAATTCGACGCCGGTGGGGTGCGGTTGAAAGTCAAGACGCTCGAAGAAGCCCGCCAGGCCTTTGAAGAGATTATTACAAACGTAAAAAAATTTAATTCCGATGCGGATATCAAGGGGGTCTTGATCGAAAAGATGGCCAAGGGCGGGATCGAGGTCATCCTCGGGGCGACAAGGGACTCAAAGTTTGGACCGGTGTGCATGTTCGGCCTCGGAGGAACATTTGTCGAGACCCACAAAGACGTTACCTTCCGGCTGGCCCCCATGTGGGAGATCAGTGCGGAGATTATGATCCAGAGCACCAAAGCTTATGGAGTCCTGACCGGAATCCGCGGGCAAAAACCTTGGGACATCAACGCCATTAAGGATTGCATCCTGCGGCTCTCCCAGATGGTCACCGATCATCCAGAGATCGCCGAACTCGATATCAACCCCATGATTGTCTACCCGGAGGGTGAAGGGTGTATAGTGGCTGACAGCCGCATGCTCTTGACTAGGGAGCCGGTCTGA